The nucleotide sequence TCCGGTCGCGCGGGTCGTGGATCATCGTGAGCGCCATGAGTTCGTCCAGGCCGGTCGTCTCGACGAGTTCGTCGAACCGGGCCCGCACGGTGTCCGGGCCGCCGATCAGCTGGGGGCCGAGCATCCGGCGGGAGATCGCGGCGTCCTGCGCCCCCAGCGGGATCTCGGCGGCCTTGTCGGCGGGGGTGTAGGGCGGGTTCATGCCGCGCATGGCGAGCATCGTCGCGACGCGCAGCGGCGCCGCCAAGTGGTGCGCGCGTTCGTCGGATTCGGCCACCACGGCGATCGCCGCGACCAGCGCGTAGGGCGCGTCGAGTGCGGCGGACGGGCTGAAGGCGCGGCGGTACAGCTCCAGAGCGGAGCGCGTGCTGTCGGGGTTGAAGTGGTGCGCGTGGGCGTACGGCAGGCCCAGCACGCCCGCGAGTTCGGCACTGGACCCGCTGGAGCCCAGGACCCACACGGGCACGGGGTTGTCGCCGGCCGGTACCGCCTCGATGCGCGGCGCGGCGTTCGCCGACGGGCGTCCCGCGGGCTGGAAGTACTCGATCAGCTCGGCGAGTTGCGCCGGGAAGTCGCGGCCGTCGAGCGGCTTGGCGGACCGCCGGAGCGCGCGGGCGGTCCCGGGGTCGGTGCCGGGCGCGCGGCCGATGCCCAGGTCCACGCGGCCGGGGTGCAGGGCGTGCAGGGTGCCGAACTGCTCGGCGACCACCAGCGGCGCGTGGTTGGGCAGCATCACCCCGCCCGCCCCGACCCGGAGGCCGCGGGTGCGCGCGGCGATCGCCCCGGCGACGACCACGGGCGACGACGTGGCGACGTTGGGCAGGTTGTGGTGTTCGGCGAGCCAGTACCGCCGGTACCCGAGCCGGTCCACGGCCTCCGCCAACTCGACGGTCGCCCGCAGCGCCTGCGTCGCCGTCTCGCCCTCCCAGACGGGCGCGGTGTCCAGCACGGACAGCGGGATTCGCCGGATTTCGCTCATGGTTCATGCCTCCGTTGGTTGGCTGCCACCACAATACGGAGGGTGCCTCCGATTTACCAGATCGGGGGCACGGGATCTGGGGTGCGGGGCGACGGCCCGGGCTCCGACGTGCCGACGGCGGGTGCGGCCGGGGCCGC is from Yinghuangia sp. ASG 101 and encodes:
- a CDS encoding LLM class flavin-dependent oxidoreductase — protein: MSEIRRIPLSVLDTAPVWEGETATQALRATVELAEAVDRLGYRRYWLAEHHNLPNVATSSPVVVAGAIAARTRGLRVGAGGVMLPNHAPLVVAEQFGTLHALHPGRVDLGIGRAPGTDPGTARALRRSAKPLDGRDFPAQLAELIEYFQPAGRPSANAAPRIEAVPAGDNPVPVWVLGSSGSSAELAGVLGLPYAHAHHFNPDSTRSALELYRRAFSPSAALDAPYALVAAIAVVAESDERAHHLAAPLRVATMLAMRGMNPPYTPADKAAEIPLGAQDAAISRRMLGPQLIGGPDTVRARFDELVETTGLDELMALTMIHDPRDRIRSYELLAGITGATADTRPAQASAAPR